Proteins co-encoded in one Cupriavidus taiwanensis genomic window:
- a CDS encoding aldehyde dehydrogenase family protein, producing the protein MTIFLNHIDGEWTACQSGRTFDNVNPADTADIVGRFQASSAVDAQAAVAAAAAAFAGWRKTPVGTRAAILNRAAEHLEANADSIAAELTREEGKALALARDEVLRSVQTLRFYAVEGQTFTGEVYPNDDPDQLVYSQREPLGVVTVIAPWNFPVSIPARKIAPALVTGNTVVFKPSSEAPLSGYRLAEALIKAGLPKGVLNFITGSATEIGATITEAPAVRAISFTGSSRAGEQIHRAAPLTTRTQMELGGKNPLIVMEDADLDRAVDLTIKGGFSLSGQACTGTSRVLVAESVKAAYTERLLAKVATLKVGSGMTPGMDLGPLASPKQLETVLRYIDIGKAEATLLCGGTRLTGADFDKGYYVAPTVFTDVTQPMRIAREEIFGPVIAIIGFTDYADAIAKANDTEYGLAAAIVTSNPRYIHHFATDIEAGTVKINRTTTGNLVNAPFGGVKRSSTSTFRESGRTGLEFYTQVKTVYRGA; encoded by the coding sequence ATGACCATATTCCTGAACCATATCGACGGCGAATGGACGGCCTGCCAGTCGGGCCGCACCTTCGACAACGTCAACCCGGCCGACACCGCCGACATCGTGGGCCGCTTCCAGGCGTCGTCCGCGGTGGACGCGCAGGCGGCCGTGGCGGCCGCGGCGGCGGCCTTTGCCGGCTGGAGAAAGACCCCGGTTGGCACGCGTGCCGCCATCCTCAACCGCGCGGCGGAGCACCTGGAAGCCAACGCCGACAGCATCGCCGCCGAACTGACCCGCGAGGAAGGCAAGGCGCTGGCGCTGGCGCGCGACGAGGTGCTGCGCTCGGTCCAGACGCTGCGCTTCTATGCCGTGGAAGGGCAGACCTTCACCGGCGAGGTGTATCCGAACGACGACCCCGACCAGCTCGTCTACAGCCAGCGCGAGCCGCTGGGCGTGGTGACGGTGATCGCGCCGTGGAATTTCCCGGTGTCGATCCCCGCGCGCAAGATCGCGCCGGCGCTGGTGACCGGCAACACGGTGGTGTTCAAGCCGTCGTCAGAGGCACCGCTGTCGGGCTACCGGCTGGCCGAGGCACTGATCAAGGCCGGCTTGCCCAAGGGCGTGCTGAACTTCATCACCGGCAGCGCCACCGAGATCGGCGCGACCATCACCGAGGCGCCGGCCGTGCGCGCGATCTCGTTCACCGGTTCGTCGCGCGCCGGCGAGCAGATCCACCGCGCCGCGCCGCTGACCACGCGCACGCAGATGGAACTGGGCGGCAAGAACCCGCTGATCGTGATGGAAGACGCCGACCTCGATCGCGCCGTCGACCTGACCATCAAGGGTGGCTTCTCGCTGTCGGGGCAGGCCTGCACCGGCACCAGCCGCGTGCTGGTGGCCGAGTCGGTCAAGGCCGCATACACCGAGCGCCTGCTGGCGAAAGTCGCCACACTCAAGGTCGGCAGCGGCATGACGCCGGGGATGGATCTCGGGCCGCTGGCCTCGCCCAAGCAATTGGAAACCGTGCTGCGCTACATCGACATCGGCAAGGCCGAGGCAACGCTGCTGTGCGGCGGCACGCGCCTGACCGGTGCTGACTTCGACAAGGGCTACTACGTCGCGCCGACGGTATTCACCGACGTGACGCAACCGATGCGGATCGCGCGCGAGGAGATCTTCGGGCCGGTGATCGCCATCATCGGCTTCACGGACTATGCCGACGCCATCGCCAAGGCCAACGATACCGAGTACGGCCTGGCCGCGGCCATCGTCACCAGCAACCCGCGCTACATCCACCACTTCGCCACGGACATCGAGGCGGGCACGGTCAAGATCAACCGCACCACCACCGGCAACCTGGTCAACGCGCCGTTCGGCGGGGTCAAGCGGTCGAGCACTTCGACCTTCCGCGAGTCGGGCCGCACCGGGCTGGAGTTCTACACGCAGGTCAAGACGGTCTACCGGGGCGCCTGA
- a CDS encoding TenA family transcriptional regulator: MAELMNREDFRAALEEAIKGKSANKAPFSVAWASGKLTRAHLARWAENHYHYVGPFADYLGYIYARTPDRYTEAKDFLLANMYEEEIGGDRHTDLLIRFAEACGTTRERVIDPDNMSPTTRGLQSWCYAVAMREDPIVAVAGLVVGLESQVPSIYRKQTPTLRDKYQFTDEEVEFFDLHIVSDEIHGERGYQIVLEHANTPELQQRCLKICEIGAQMRLLYTTALYHDYVEKELPLPELDMAA, encoded by the coding sequence AAGAGCGCCAACAAGGCGCCGTTCAGCGTGGCCTGGGCCAGCGGCAAGCTGACCCGCGCCCATCTCGCGCGCTGGGCCGAGAACCACTATCACTACGTCGGCCCGTTCGCGGATTACCTGGGCTACATCTACGCCCGTACGCCGGACCGCTATACCGAAGCCAAGGATTTCCTGCTCGCCAACATGTACGAGGAAGAGATCGGCGGCGACCGCCACACCGACCTGCTGATCCGCTTTGCCGAAGCCTGCGGCACCACGCGCGAGCGCGTGATCGACCCGGACAACATGTCGCCCACCACGCGCGGCCTGCAGAGCTGGTGCTATGCGGTGGCCATGCGCGAGGATCCGATCGTGGCCGTGGCCGGCCTGGTGGTCGGACTGGAGTCGCAGGTGCCGTCGATCTACCGCAAGCAGACCCCGACGCTGCGCGACAAGTACCAGTTCACTGACGAAGAGGTCGAGTTCTTCGACCTGCATATCGTCTCGGACGAGATCCACGGCGAGCGCGGCTACCAGATCGTGCTGGAGCACGCCAATACGCCGGAGTTGCAGCAGCGCTGCCTGAAGATCTGCGAGATCGGCGCGCAGATGCGGCTGCTGTACACGACCGCGCTCTATCACGACTATGTCGAGAAGGAGCTGCCGCTGCCCGAACTGGACATGGCCGCCTGA